In the genome of Amaranthus tricolor cultivar Red isolate AtriRed21 chromosome 15, ASM2621246v1, whole genome shotgun sequence, one region contains:
- the LOC130801028 gene encoding uncharacterized protein LOC130801028 encodes MPPISWKRLSRIGTNRTLRSLVRAFSDIGAPRVRSVLEQASKISKRISHSKPSTFDGKGEPLELELWLREFDKRFDVVECLEELKVNQAAFYLVGEAEYWWTNSRSGLLEQAEGDFGWDLFDRDMRKKFYPLHVRKEKSNEFSRLEMGGMTVDEYYHKFIEYIKYCPDDVPTEDKKMQRFELGLSFDIQKYIESDRLTRWNRRISARTFDNFQGSGSSANTGFKGLEKPAKPLLDRDGNERKYFCRRCKRNHPRKDCEVNLVECNFCHKSGHREYESVTEFKQLRKTSRSAVREW; translated from the exons ATGCCACCTATTTCGTGGAAAAGATTGTCTAGAATTGGTACTAACCGTACGCTAAGGAGTTTGGTGAGAGCGTTTTCAGATATTGGCGCACCACGCGTGAGATCCGTATTAGAACAAGCCTCTAAAATAAGTAAGAGGATTAGTCACAGCAAACCCTCGACCTTCGATGGAAAGGGGGAACCATTGGAACTTGAGCTCTGGTTAAGGGAATTTGACAAACGTTTTGATGTAGTTGAATGTCTAGAGGAACTGAAAGTCAATCAGGCTGCATTTTATTTGGTTGGGGAAGCCGAGTACTGGTGGACAAACAGTAGATCGGGGTTATTGGAGCAGGCTGAAGGGGATTTCGGTTGGGATTTGTTTGACAGGGACATGCGAAAGAAATTCTACCCGCTGCacgtaagaaaagaaaagtcgAACGAGTTTTCTCGATTGGAGATGGGTGGTATGACTGTTGATGAATATTACCACAAATTTATAGAGTACATCAAGTATTGTCCCGATGATGTTCCCACTGAAGACAAAAAGATGCAACGTTTTGAACTAGGTTTATCATTCgatattcaaaaatatattgaaaGTGATCGTTTAACACGTTGGAACAGACGTATAAGC GCAAGAACATTCGACAATTTTCAAGGAAGCGGTTCTAGTGCAAATACTGGATTTAAGGGATTAGAAAAGCCTGCTAAGCCACTACTGGATCGAGATGGCAATGAAAGGAAGTACTTCTGTAGGAGGTGCAAGAGAAACCATCCTAGGAAGGATTGTGAAGTTAATCTGGTTGAGTGCAATTTCTGCCACAAAAGTGGACATAGGGAGTATGAATCGGTAACAGAATTCAAACAACTCCGGAAGACAAGTCGATCAGCAGTACGGGAATGGTAA
- the LOC130801029 gene encoding uncharacterized protein LOC130801029, translating to MAPFEDLYGCRCPSPVYWDDFNEAMTLGPKLLFQMTEKAKLIKDRMKAAQDRQKSYADLKRRPEEFAVGDRVLLRVSPMRGVVRFSALGKLSPRFIGPYEILERVHDVSHVSQLKRYYTATSHILNPEPLELDASLSYSEEQVRIFDMKVRSKRQKDIPMVKILWSNHEHKAATWETEASIREKFPHLFQQVCSAFLVVMQVTRA from the exons ATGGCACCATTTGAGGATTTGTATGGATGTCGTTGTCCTAGCCCGGTGTATTGGGACGATTTCAATGAAGCGATGACTTTGGGACCCAAATTGCTATTCCAAATGACTGAGAAGGCGAAGTTGATAAAGGATCGTATGAAAGCAGCACAAGACCGTCAGAAGTCTTATGCTGACTTGAAGCGTCGTCCAGAAGAGTTTGCAGTGGGAGATCGTGTGTTGCTTCGCGTATCgcccatgcgcggagtagtacgCTTTAGTGCTCTTGGAAAGTTGAGCCCCCGATTCATTGGTCCGTATGAaattttggaacgt GTACATGATGTATCTCATGTGTCTCAATTAAAGCGATATTATACCGCAACCTCTCATATCTTAAATCCCGAACCTTTAGAGTTGGATGCATCCTTATCTTATTCTGAGGAACAGGTTCGAATTTTTGATATGAAGGTCCGTAGTAAACGACAGAAGGATATACCTATGGTTAAGatcctgtggtcaaatcacgagcaCAAGGCGGCTACATGGGAAACCGAAGCCTCTATACGCGAGAAGTTccctcacctttttcag CAAGTGTGTTCCGCGTTTCTTGTTGTCATGCAAGTTACGAGGGCGTAA